The following coding sequences lie in one Klebsiella huaxiensis genomic window:
- the yjgA gene encoding ribosome biogenesis factor YjgA, whose amino-acid sequence MTKQPEDWLDDVPGDDVEDEDDEIIWVSKSEIKRDAEELKRLGAEMVELGKNALDKIPLDTDLRDAIELAQRIKKEGRRRQMQLIGKMLRNRDVDPIRQALDKLKNRHNQQVALFHKLEQIRDRLIDNGDDAVAEVLNLWPDADRQQLRSLIRNAKKEKEGNKPPKSARLIFQYLRELAESEN is encoded by the coding sequence ATGACAAAGCAGCCCGAAGACTGGCTCGACGATGTCCCTGGTGATGACGTCGAAGATGAAGACGATGAAATTATCTGGGTCAGTAAAAGTGAAATTAAGCGCGACGCCGAAGAACTGAAGCGTCTTGGCGCGGAAATGGTAGAGCTTGGGAAAAACGCGCTGGATAAAATCCCGCTGGATACCGATCTGCGCGATGCCATTGAACTCGCCCAACGCATCAAGAAAGAAGGCCGCCGCCGCCAGATGCAGCTGATTGGCAAAATGCTGCGTAACCGCGATGTCGATCCGATTCGCCAGGCGCTGGACAAGCTGAAGAACCGCCACAACCAGCAGGTTGCGCTGTTCCACAAGCTCGAACAGATCCGCGATCGTCTGATTGATAATGGTGATGACGCCGTTGCTGAAGTACTGAACCTGTGGCCTGACGCTGACCGTCAGCAGCTGCGTTCGCTTATCCGTAACGCCAAAAAAGAGAAAGAAGGTAATAAGCCGCCGAAGTCCGCGCGTCTTATCTTCCAGTATCTGCGTGAGCTGGCCGAGAGCGAAAACTAA
- the adhE gene encoding bifunctional acetaldehyde-CoA/alcohol dehydrogenase, whose product MSLTTSNDDLDALVARVRKAQQAYANFPQDKVDKIFRAAALAAADARIPLAKMAVAESGMGIVEDKVIKNHFASEYIYNAYKDEKTCGVLGEDEAFGTMTIAEPIGLICGIVPTTNPTSTAIFKSLISLKTRNGIVFSPHPRAKNATNRAAEIVLRAAVEAGAPPDIIGWINEPTVDLSNRLMHHPDINLILATGGPGMVKAAYSSGKPAIGVGAGNTPVVIDETADVKRAVASILMSKTFDNGVICASEQSVVVVDAAYNAVRERFASHGGYLLQGKELKAVQGILLKNGALNAAIVGQSAIKIAEMAGISVPSDTKILIGEVKAIDDSEPFAHEKLSPTLAMYRAKDFADAVEKAVKLVDMGGIGHTSCLYTDQDNQAARVMTFGEKMKTARILINTPTSHGGIGDLYNFSLAPSLTLGCGSWGGNSISENVGPKHLINKKTVAKRAENMLWHKLPKSIYFRRGSLPIALDEVITDGHKRALIVTDRFLFNNGYADQITSVLKAAVVETEVFFEVEADPTLTIVRKGAELANSFKPDVIIALGGGSPMDAAKIMWVMYEHPETHFEELALRFMDIRKRIYTFPKMGVKARMVAITTTSGTGSEVTPFAVVTDDATGQKYPLADYALTPDMAIIDANLVMDMPKSLCAFGGLDAVTHALEAYVSVLASEFSDGQALQALKLLKAYLPASYHEGSKNPVARERVHNAATIAGIAFANAFLGVCHSMAHKLGSQFHIPHGLANALMICNVIRYNANDNPTKQTAFSQYDRPQARRRYAEIADHLGLSAPGDRTAAKIEKLLAWLESIKAELGIPKSIREAGVQEADFLAHVDKLSEDAFDDQCTGANPRYPLISELKQLLLDSYYGNKYEEKLPAAAAEKPSKAEAVAQK is encoded by the coding sequence ATGTCACTCACCACCAGTAATGATGACCTCGACGCGCTGGTCGCCCGGGTACGAAAGGCGCAGCAGGCGTATGCGAACTTTCCTCAGGATAAAGTCGACAAAATATTCCGCGCTGCCGCTTTAGCCGCCGCTGATGCCCGTATTCCGCTGGCGAAAATGGCGGTCGCCGAGTCCGGCATGGGCATCGTGGAAGATAAAGTGATTAAAAACCACTTCGCGTCTGAATATATCTACAACGCCTATAAAGACGAAAAAACCTGCGGGGTCCTTGGCGAAGACGAAGCCTTCGGCACCATGACCATCGCCGAGCCCATTGGGCTAATCTGCGGGATTGTCCCCACCACCAATCCAACTTCTACCGCCATTTTTAAATCGCTGATTAGCCTGAAAACCCGTAACGGCATCGTCTTCTCGCCGCATCCGCGGGCGAAAAATGCCACCAACCGCGCGGCGGAAATCGTGTTGCGTGCCGCAGTCGAGGCCGGTGCGCCACCGGACATCATTGGCTGGATTAACGAACCAACCGTAGATCTGTCTAACCGCCTGATGCACCACCCGGATATCAATCTGATCCTCGCCACCGGCGGACCGGGTATGGTGAAGGCCGCCTACAGCTCCGGTAAACCAGCGATAGGCGTTGGCGCGGGTAACACCCCAGTAGTGATTGATGAAACCGCCGACGTGAAGCGGGCGGTAGCCTCCATCCTGATGTCAAAAACCTTCGATAACGGCGTGATCTGCGCTTCCGAACAGTCGGTGGTGGTGGTTGATGCCGCCTATAACGCGGTGCGCGAGCGTTTCGCCAGCCACGGCGGCTACCTGCTACAGGGAAAAGAACTGAAAGCGGTTCAGGGTATCCTGCTGAAAAACGGCGCGTTAAACGCGGCGATTGTCGGGCAGTCGGCGATTAAAATTGCCGAAATGGCCGGGATCAGCGTGCCTTCCGATACAAAAATCCTGATTGGCGAAGTTAAAGCTATCGACGATAGCGAGCCTTTTGCACATGAAAAGCTCTCCCCGACGCTGGCCATGTATCGGGCGAAAGATTTCGCCGACGCCGTGGAGAAAGCGGTGAAGCTGGTCGATATGGGCGGCATCGGCCACACCTCCTGCCTCTATACCGACCAGGATAACCAGGCCGCGCGGGTGATGACCTTTGGCGAAAAAATGAAAACCGCACGCATCCTGATTAACACCCCGACCTCCCACGGCGGCATTGGCGATCTCTATAACTTTAGTCTCGCGCCCTCCCTGACCCTGGGCTGCGGCTCCTGGGGCGGTAACTCTATCTCGGAAAACGTCGGGCCGAAACATCTGATCAACAAGAAAACCGTGGCAAAGCGAGCTGAAAATATGCTGTGGCATAAACTTCCGAAATCCATCTATTTCCGCCGCGGCTCTCTGCCCATCGCGCTGGATGAAGTGATCACCGATGGCCATAAGCGCGCACTGATCGTCACCGACCGCTTCCTGTTCAACAACGGATACGCGGATCAGATCACTTCCGTGCTGAAAGCGGCGGTCGTCGAAACCGAAGTCTTCTTTGAAGTGGAAGCCGACCCGACGCTGACCATCGTGCGCAAAGGTGCAGAGCTGGCTAACTCCTTCAAGCCCGACGTCATCATAGCCCTGGGCGGCGGATCGCCGATGGATGCGGCGAAAATCATGTGGGTGATGTACGAGCATCCGGAAACCCACTTCGAAGAGCTGGCGCTGCGCTTTATGGATATCCGCAAGCGTATCTACACCTTCCCGAAAATGGGCGTCAAAGCCCGGATGGTGGCGATCACCACCACTTCCGGCACCGGATCGGAGGTCACGCCGTTTGCGGTGGTCACCGACGATGCCACCGGGCAGAAATATCCGCTGGCGGACTACGCACTGACCCCGGATATGGCGATTATCGACGCTAACCTGGTAATGGATATGCCGAAGTCCCTGTGCGCCTTCGGTGGTCTGGACGCAGTGACCCACGCGCTGGAAGCCTATGTTTCCGTGCTGGCCTCCGAATTCTCTGACGGTCAGGCGCTGCAGGCGCTGAAGCTGCTGAAAGCGTATCTGCCCGCTTCGTATCACGAGGGGTCGAAAAACCCGGTGGCCCGCGAGCGCGTCCATAATGCGGCAACCATCGCCGGGATCGCCTTTGCTAACGCCTTCCTCGGGGTGTGCCACTCCATGGCGCACAAGCTGGGCTCGCAGTTCCACATTCCGCACGGTCTGGCGAATGCGCTGATGATCTGCAACGTCATTCGTTATAACGCCAACGACAACCCGACCAAGCAGACGGCGTTCAGCCAGTACGACCGTCCGCAAGCCCGTCGTCGGTACGCAGAGATTGCCGATCATTTAGGCCTGAGCGCGCCGGGAGACCGCACTGCGGCGAAAATCGAAAAGCTGCTGGCGTGGCTGGAGAGCATCAAAGCCGAGCTGGGCATTCCAAAATCCATCCGCGAGGCGGGCGTGCAGGAAGCCGATTTCCTCGCCCACGTCGATAAGCTGTCCGAAGATGCCTTCGATGACCAGTGTACCGGCGCCAACCCGCGCTATCCGCTGATTTCTGAACTGAAACAGCTGCTGTTAGACAGCTACTACGGAAATAAATACGAGGAAAAATTACCGGCCGCTGCCGCAGAAAAGCCCAGCAAAGCGGAGGCCGTCGCGCAGAAATAA
- a CDS encoding CoA-acylating methylmalonate-semialdehyde dehydrogenase, with protein sequence MTTVPRLKYFVDGQWRVSQTERYMDVYNPSTGEVMAQAPCCTEQEVLDAVAAARKAFPAWSDTPAIKRSQIMFRVRELLMQHQERLTELVAKENGKAWGDAQGDVLKAKEGTELACSIPTLLAGENLMDASAGIDTNLYREPIGVFAGIVPFNFPAMIPMGWMAPLCVASGNTMVIKAASMTPMTCMEITKLYQEAGVPDGVINVVTCSRNEADILLTHPDVNGVSFVGSTSVGLHVYSKAAAHGKRVQALCEAKNHALVLADAPINRTAAGIINAAFGCAGERCMALPVVVVQEEVADKLIAAVVEKAKQLKIGPGYLHDTDMGPVISKDHKQSVINWINKGIEEGAKVVLDGRDIKVPGQEKGFYVGPTVLDHVTEEMSVGTQEIFGPVLCFKRVKTFEEGLQLMNNNPFANGSVIFTQSGYYAREFQKRTHGGMVGINVGIPVPVGVFPFSGHKQSFFGDLHCLGKDGVRFYTESKCVTSRWFDEEEAKREKVDSWDGTI encoded by the coding sequence ATGACTACTGTACCAAGACTGAAATATTTCGTTGATGGTCAATGGCGCGTTTCGCAGACTGAACGCTATATGGACGTCTATAACCCAAGTACCGGCGAAGTCATGGCTCAGGCCCCCTGCTGCACCGAGCAAGAAGTGCTGGATGCCGTTGCTGCGGCCCGCAAAGCCTTCCCGGCGTGGTCAGATACTCCGGCCATTAAACGCTCGCAAATTATGTTCCGTGTTCGCGAATTATTAATGCAGCATCAGGAACGCTTAACCGAGCTGGTGGCAAAAGAAAACGGTAAAGCCTGGGGCGATGCCCAGGGCGATGTATTAAAAGCAAAAGAAGGTACCGAGCTGGCCTGTTCTATTCCGACGCTGCTGGCGGGTGAAAACCTGATGGATGCTTCCGCCGGTATTGACACCAACCTGTACCGCGAACCGATTGGCGTGTTCGCCGGTATTGTGCCGTTTAACTTCCCCGCGATGATCCCGATGGGGTGGATGGCGCCATTATGCGTCGCTTCCGGTAATACGATGGTCATTAAAGCCGCCAGCATGACGCCAATGACCTGTATGGAAATCACCAAACTCTATCAGGAAGCGGGCGTGCCGGATGGCGTAATTAACGTCGTGACCTGTTCGCGTAATGAAGCCGATATTCTGCTGACCCATCCGGACGTTAACGGCGTCTCCTTCGTCGGATCCACCTCCGTGGGCCTGCACGTTTACTCCAAAGCCGCCGCCCATGGCAAACGCGTTCAGGCGCTGTGCGAAGCCAAAAACCACGCTCTGGTGCTGGCCGATGCGCCGATTAACCGTACCGCCGCAGGGATTATCAACGCCGCCTTCGGCTGCGCGGGTGAACGCTGCATGGCGCTGCCAGTCGTCGTGGTCCAGGAAGAGGTAGCCGATAAGCTGATTGCCGCCGTCGTCGAAAAAGCCAAACAGCTGAAAATCGGCCCCGGGTATCTGCATGATACCGATATGGGGCCGGTGATTTCTAAAGACCACAAACAGTCAGTCATCAACTGGATTAATAAAGGGATCGAAGAAGGCGCGAAGGTCGTGCTCGATGGTCGCGACATCAAAGTTCCAGGCCAGGAGAAAGGCTTCTACGTCGGGCCAACCGTGCTGGATCATGTGACCGAAGAGATGAGCGTCGGGACGCAGGAAATTTTCGGGCCGGTACTGTGCTTTAAACGGGTGAAAACCTTCGAAGAAGGTCTGCAATTAATGAACAATAACCCGTTCGCCAACGGCTCGGTTATTTTCACCCAAAGCGGCTACTACGCTCGCGAATTCCAGAAACGCACCCACGGCGGCATGGTGGGGATTAACGTCGGTATCCCGGTACCAGTTGGCGTATTCCCGTTCTCAGGCCATAAACAGTCGTTCTTCGGCGACCTGCACTGCCTGGGCAAAGACGGCGTGCGTTTCTATACCGAATCAAAATGCGTGACCTCGCGCTGGTTTGATGAAGAAGAAGCGAAACGTGAAAAAGTCGACTCCTGGGACGGTACGATTTAA
- a CDS encoding iron-containing alcohol dehydrogenase gives MTQAFSIPRSIIYGEDALEHLSTLSGKKAALVTGGSSMKRFGFLDKAIGELNKAGMECIVIDNVEPNPSIKTVWRGAKEMLAFEPDWIVAIGGGSALDAAKVMWCFYEHPELKFEDIIPVGSMPPLRNKARFVAIPSTSGSASEITAFSVITDTANHIKYPIVAADLVPDIAILDPTIPAKMPPHVTAHTGMDVMTHALEAYVSTAANSFTDPYAVEAIRLVFEHLETAYRSPDDLNARMHMHNASALAGIAFTNASLGLVHSMAHKIGGEFGITHGLANAIMLPYIIQYNAKFTKKYRQLEEALGINNLIEALNELNKRLGIPKTLSQCDEVEINEVTFVNVLDRMSGNAVDDPCTLTNPNYPSVQDVKGLYTKAFYGA, from the coding sequence ATGACCCAGGCCTTCTCAATTCCACGCAGTATTATTTATGGCGAAGATGCTTTAGAACATCTGTCGACGCTGAGCGGTAAAAAAGCCGCATTAGTCACCGGCGGAAGTTCAATGAAGCGTTTTGGTTTTCTGGATAAAGCCATCGGCGAACTAAATAAAGCTGGTATGGAATGCATTGTTATCGATAATGTCGAGCCCAACCCGTCCATTAAAACCGTCTGGCGCGGCGCAAAAGAGATGCTGGCGTTCGAACCGGACTGGATTGTGGCGATTGGCGGCGGTTCGGCGCTGGATGCCGCCAAGGTGATGTGGTGTTTCTATGAGCACCCAGAGTTGAAGTTTGAAGACATTATCCCCGTCGGCTCCATGCCGCCGCTGCGCAACAAAGCCCGGTTTGTGGCCATCCCCTCCACCAGCGGCAGCGCCTCTGAAATCACGGCATTCTCGGTGATTACCGATACGGCGAATCATATTAAATATCCCATTGTTGCCGCCGACCTGGTGCCGGATATCGCTATCCTCGACCCCACGATTCCTGCCAAAATGCCGCCGCACGTTACCGCTCATACCGGGATGGACGTCATGACCCATGCGCTCGAAGCTTATGTGTCCACTGCGGCCAACTCGTTTACCGATCCCTATGCCGTCGAGGCTATTCGTCTGGTGTTTGAGCATCTGGAAACCGCATACCGCTCACCTGATGATTTAAACGCGCGTATGCATATGCATAATGCCTCTGCGCTGGCGGGGATTGCCTTTACTAACGCATCATTAGGGTTAGTGCATTCGATGGCGCATAAAATAGGTGGCGAATTTGGTATTACCCATGGTCTGGCAAACGCAATTATGTTGCCTTATATCATCCAATATAATGCGAAGTTCACTAAAAAATATCGCCAGCTGGAAGAGGCCTTAGGAATAAATAATTTGATTGAGGCGCTCAATGAGCTGAATAAACGTCTGGGTATTCCGAAAACGTTAAGTCAATGTGATGAAGTTGAGATCAATGAAGTCACCTTCGTCAATGTACTCGACAGAATGAGCGGTAATGCCGTTGACGATCCGTGCACGTTAACTAACCCTAATTATCCTTCAGTTCAGGATGTGAAGGGGTTATATACCAAAGCATTTTACGGCGCATGA
- a CDS encoding aldose 1-epimerase family protein, giving the protein MKKTLALTAIAMLISAPAVAKTWVLTSAESGMDKGNWQITSDQLKIKDHHFSIEQKVLHGGKQEGSKILVIQSKDGLTITLSPTRGMNLLKIEGFGSRMGWDSPVKEVVNPAFINLESRNGLGWLEGFNEMMVRCGYEWTGHPVTADGQIYTLHGKVGNTPASQVEVEVADTAPYEIRIRGLVKESTFKKADLQTMTELRYVPGSNSFSLHDVLTNHADYPHDYQIIYHSNFGKPILEEGARFLAPIASISPFNDYAKAGLKTWQTYAGPTKDFDEMVFNMQPLADENHQTLAAVVNKSGDKGASIQFDTRQLPVLTLWKNTDTEKQGYVTGIEPGTSYAYPVTIEREQKRVKQLQPGASTQFDLTYTLLHSSEQVADVEKKIAAIQGDTKVAENETPIAKE; this is encoded by the coding sequence ATGAAAAAGACATTAGCTTTGACAGCAATTGCGATGCTTATATCTGCGCCAGCCGTGGCTAAAACGTGGGTGCTGACAAGCGCTGAAAGCGGCATGGATAAAGGAAACTGGCAGATAACCAGCGACCAGCTGAAGATTAAAGATCATCATTTCAGCATTGAGCAAAAAGTCCTTCACGGCGGTAAACAAGAAGGCAGCAAAATCCTTGTGATCCAGAGTAAAGACGGCCTGACTATCACTCTAAGCCCAACTCGCGGCATGAACTTGCTGAAAATCGAAGGATTCGGTTCACGAATGGGTTGGGATTCGCCGGTGAAAGAGGTGGTCAACCCGGCCTTTATTAACCTCGAAAGCCGCAACGGTCTGGGATGGCTGGAAGGTTTCAATGAGATGATGGTGCGCTGCGGCTACGAATGGACCGGTCACCCGGTGACTGCTGATGGGCAGATTTATACCCTGCATGGCAAAGTCGGTAATACGCCCGCCTCACAGGTGGAAGTTGAAGTGGCAGATACCGCGCCGTATGAAATCCGCATTCGCGGACTGGTGAAAGAGAGCACTTTCAAGAAAGCAGATTTGCAGACCATGACCGAGCTGCGCTATGTGCCCGGCAGCAACAGCTTCAGCCTGCATGATGTGTTAACCAACCATGCCGACTATCCGCATGACTATCAAATTATCTACCACAGCAACTTCGGTAAGCCGATCCTCGAAGAGGGCGCGCGTTTCCTGGCACCGATAGCCAGCATCAGTCCGTTCAATGATTATGCCAAAGCCGGTTTAAAAACGTGGCAAACCTACGCAGGCCCGACTAAAGATTTCGATGAAATGGTGTTTAATATGCAGCCGCTAGCGGACGAGAATCACCAGACACTCGCTGCAGTGGTCAATAAATCCGGAGATAAAGGGGCATCGATTCAGTTTGATACCCGCCAGCTGCCGGTGCTGACGCTGTGGAAAAATACCGATACCGAGAAACAGGGCTACGTCACCGGTATTGAGCCAGGCACCAGCTACGCCTATCCAGTGACCATTGAACGTGAACAAAAACGCGTTAAGCAGCTTCAGCCAGGGGCCAGCACCCAGTTTGACCTGACCTATACGCTGCTGCACAGCAGCGAGCAGGTGGCTGACGTTGAGAAGAAAATTGCGGCGATTCAGGGCGACACCAAAGTGGCAGAAAACGAAACGCCGATCGCGAAGGAGTAG
- a CDS encoding GNAT family N-acetyltransferase has translation MLISERVTSPNSAYFPALDALYCRAFPWHEQREADAKLQALHNQNYVLEAWFDDALFIGLSGCWRFADYSYIEHLAIDDTLRSRGYGKQLLAEIVKREPLTILEIDPLTSEIAHKRLRFYEKMGFYANTWSHSHPTYHQGIADHELIVLSYPQPIDEAQYQRFAQDLRQVVMDQVGVVTVL, from the coding sequence ATGTTGATCTCTGAAAGAGTGACCTCCCCCAATTCCGCTTATTTTCCCGCGCTCGATGCGTTGTACTGTCGGGCGTTTCCGTGGCATGAACAACGTGAAGCCGATGCTAAACTGCAGGCGCTTCACAATCAGAATTATGTGCTGGAAGCCTGGTTTGACGACGCGTTGTTTATCGGGCTGAGCGGCTGCTGGCGTTTTGCCGATTACAGCTATATTGAGCATCTGGCTATTGACGATACGCTGCGTTCGCGCGGCTACGGCAAGCAGCTATTGGCTGAAATCGTCAAACGTGAACCGCTAACTATTCTGGAAATTGATCCGCTGACCAGCGAGATAGCCCACAAGCGCCTGCGCTTCTATGAAAAGATGGGCTTTTACGCAAATACCTGGTCACATAGCCACCCGACCTATCATCAAGGGATAGCCGATCATGAGTTGATTGTGTTGAGTTATCCGCAGCCGATTGATGAGGCGCAGTATCAGCGCTTTGCGCAGGATTTGCGTCAGGTGGTCATGGATCAGGTTGGCGTGGTCACGGTTTTGTAG
- the mpl gene encoding UDP-N-acetylmuramate:L-alanyl-gamma-D-glutamyl-meso-diaminopimelate ligase: MRIHILGICGTFMGGLAMLARSLGHEVTGSDANVYPPMSTLLENQGIELIQGYDASQLDPQPDLVIIGNAMTRGNPCVEAVLENNIPYMSGPQWLHDFVLRDRWVLAVAGTHGKTTTAGMATWILEVCGYKPGFVIGGVPGNFDVSARLGDSPFFVIEADEYDCAFFDKRSKFVHYCPRTLILNNLEFDHADIFDDLKAIQKQFHHLVRIVPGKGKIILPENDINLKQTMAMGCWSEQELVGEQGHWQAKKLTTDASSWEVWLDGEKVGEVKWALVGEHNMHNGLMAIAAARHVGVLPADAANALGSFINARRRLELRGEANGVTVYDDFAHHPTAILATLQALRGKVGGTARILAVLEPRSNTMKMGLSKDDLAPSLGRADEVFLLQPQHIPWLVAEVADACIQPAHWSADVDTLVDMIVKTAHPGDHILVMSNGGFGGIHQKLLDKLAQKAAATE; the protein is encoded by the coding sequence ATGCGCATTCATATTTTAGGAATCTGTGGCACGTTTATGGGGGGGCTGGCGATGCTGGCACGTTCCCTCGGTCATGAGGTAACGGGGTCGGATGCGAACGTTTATCCGCCAATGAGTACCCTGCTGGAAAACCAGGGAATTGAGTTAATTCAAGGATATGATGCCAGCCAGCTGGATCCTCAACCGGATCTGGTGATCATCGGTAACGCGATGACGCGCGGTAATCCATGCGTGGAAGCGGTGCTGGAAAACAACATTCCGTACATGTCCGGGCCGCAGTGGCTGCATGATTTTGTGCTGCGCGATCGCTGGGTGCTGGCGGTAGCCGGGACGCACGGAAAAACCACCACTGCCGGAATGGCGACCTGGATCCTCGAAGTCTGCGGCTATAAGCCGGGATTTGTCATCGGCGGCGTACCGGGTAACTTTGATGTTTCCGCGCGACTTGGCGACAGCCCATTCTTCGTGATTGAAGCCGATGAATACGACTGCGCTTTCTTTGATAAACGCTCCAAGTTTGTTCATTACTGCCCGCGCACGCTGATTCTCAACAACCTTGAGTTTGATCATGCGGATATTTTTGACGACCTGAAAGCGATTCAGAAACAGTTCCATCACCTGGTACGAATCGTGCCGGGCAAAGGCAAGATTATCCTGCCGGAAAATGACATCAATCTAAAACAGACGATGGCGATGGGCTGCTGGAGCGAACAGGAGCTGGTCGGCGAGCAGGGCCACTGGCAGGCGAAAAAACTCACCACCGATGCTTCCTCATGGGAAGTGTGGTTGGACGGCGAGAAAGTCGGTGAAGTGAAATGGGCGCTGGTCGGAGAGCATAATATGCATAACGGCCTGATGGCGATTGCCGCCGCCCGTCATGTGGGCGTGCTGCCTGCTGACGCGGCCAATGCGTTGGGCAGCTTTATCAATGCCCGTCGTCGTCTGGAGCTGCGCGGCGAAGCCAACGGTGTTACCGTATATGACGACTTTGCCCACCATCCGACGGCGATTCTGGCGACCCTGCAGGCATTACGCGGCAAAGTCGGCGGCACTGCGCGTATTCTTGCCGTACTTGAGCCACGTTCCAACACGATGAAGATGGGGCTTAGCAAAGACGATCTGGCGCCGTCTCTCGGGCGTGCAGATGAAGTCTTCCTGCTGCAGCCGCAGCATATTCCGTGGCTGGTAGCTGAAGTTGCCGATGCCTGCATACAGCCTGCTCACTGGAGCGCTGATGTTGATACGCTGGTGGATATGATTGTCAAAACGGCGCATCCGGGTGATCACATCCTGGTGATGAGTAACGGCGGTTTTGGCGGTATCCATCAGAAGCTACTGGATAAACTGGCTCAAAAAGCCGCCGCGACCGAGTAA
- the fbp gene encoding class 1 fructose-bisphosphatase — translation MKTLGEFIVEKQHEFSHATGELTSLLSAIKLGAKIIHRDINKAGLVDILGASGAENVQGEVQQKLDLFANEKLKAALKARDIVAGIASEEEDEIVVFEGCEHAKYVVLMDPLDGSSNIDVNVSVGTIFSIYRRVTPVGTPVTEEDFLQPGSKQVAAGYVVYGSSTMLVYTTGCGVHAFTYDPSLGVFCLSQERMRFPEKGNTYSINEGNYIKFPMGVKKYIKYCQEEDIGTQRPYTSRYIGSLVADFHRNLLKGGIYLYPSTASHPDGKLRLLYECNPMAFLAEQAGGKASDGKERILDIIPESLHQRRSFFVGNNHMVEDVENLIKEFPDV, via the coding sequence ATGAAAACGTTAGGTGAATTTATTGTCGAAAAGCAGCACGAATTCTCTCACGCGACTGGCGAGCTGACTTCGTTATTATCGGCAATAAAGTTAGGCGCCAAGATCATCCACCGCGATATCAACAAGGCCGGTCTGGTCGATATCCTGGGTGCCAGCGGTGCTGAAAACGTTCAGGGCGAGGTGCAGCAAAAACTCGACCTGTTTGCTAATGAAAAATTAAAAGCAGCACTGAAAGCACGCGATATTGTCGCCGGGATCGCCTCCGAAGAAGAAGATGAAATTGTCGTCTTTGAAGGATGTGAGCACGCTAAATACGTGGTGCTGATGGACCCTCTGGATGGATCCTCTAACATCGACGTTAACGTCTCCGTCGGAACGATTTTCTCTATCTACCGCCGCGTCACGCCGGTAGGTACACCTGTTACCGAAGAAGATTTTCTGCAACCGGGCAGCAAACAGGTCGCTGCAGGCTATGTGGTTTATGGTTCATCGACCATGTTGGTCTATACCACAGGCTGCGGCGTTCACGCCTTCACCTATGACCCGTCTCTTGGCGTCTTCTGCCTGTCCCAGGAGCGCATGCGCTTCCCGGAAAAGGGTAACACCTACTCCATCAACGAAGGTAACTACATCAAGTTCCCGATGGGTGTGAAGAAGTACATTAAATATTGCCAGGAAGAAGATATCGGAACCCAGCGCCCGTACACCTCGCGCTATATCGGCTCTCTGGTGGCGGATTTCCACCGCAACCTGCTCAAAGGCGGCATCTACCTCTACCCAAGCACCGCCAGCCACCCGGATGGTAAGCTACGTCTGCTGTACGAATGCAACCCGATGGCGTTCCTTGCGGAACAGGCGGGCGGCAAGGCCAGCGACGGTAAAGAGCGTATTCTGGATATCATCCCGGAAAGCCTGCACCAGCGCCGTTCCTTCTTCGTCGGCAACAACCATATGGTTGAAGACGTTGAGAACTTAATTAAAGAGTTCCCGGACGTGTAA
- a CDS encoding MarR family winged helix-turn-helix transcriptional regulator, producing the protein MSGSPTFINSYLPALLGQAWLVVSSEFHTVVEARGFSVLEWRVLSVLEGNGPTSVSELALKTVSKQPTITRLLHRLEKQQQVERCESQSGDRRQSWVTVTEEGRRLVRELNTEAARFEESVLSELGEARSAVLKNTLQTLIQRYSVA; encoded by the coding sequence ATGTCAGGTTCACCGACATTCATTAACAGCTATTTACCGGCGCTGCTGGGGCAAGCGTGGCTGGTGGTGTCATCGGAGTTCCACACGGTAGTGGAGGCGCGAGGCTTCTCGGTGCTGGAGTGGCGCGTGCTGTCAGTGCTGGAAGGCAATGGGCCGACCAGCGTCAGCGAGCTGGCGTTAAAAACGGTGAGCAAGCAGCCGACCATTACCCGACTGCTGCATCGGCTGGAGAAACAGCAACAGGTTGAACGCTGTGAAAGCCAGAGCGGCGATCGGCGGCAGAGTTGGGTGACGGTGACGGAGGAAGGGCGTCGGCTGGTGCGCGAGCTGAACACTGAGGCTGCGCGCTTTGAAGAGAGCGTGCTAAGTGAGTTGGGGGAGGCGCGCAGCGCGGTACTGAAGAATACGTTGCAGACGTTGATTCAGCGCTATAGCGTGGCGTGA